A single Triticum dicoccoides isolate Atlit2015 ecotype Zavitan chromosome 2A, WEW_v2.0, whole genome shotgun sequence DNA region contains:
- the LOC119356521 gene encoding uncharacterized acetyltransferase At3g50280-like produces the protein MGDVRIVSRRMVRPEPITSGPPETIHLTPWDLRVITVDNIQKGILLPKPPGTGGRGNDAAAMVERLELSFARALGRFYPYAGRLAVAPGSKDDAEGESMAISLRCSGEGAEFVHAVAPGVAIADITVPLCIPRVVWSFFPLDRLLGVDAIADSRPVLAAQVTELTDGLFVAMSANHGVADGTTFWHFFNTWSEISRLSDGDAGCEISSPLPVHRRWFLDGCPVPIPLPFGKLEDIIGQRVDTYQPVEECFLHFSAESVRKLKAKANAEMAGAAATDTAISSLQALLAHLWRAVCRARRLAPDQKTVYHLLAGCRGRVDGIPASYAGNAVEHATAISPAGEILERGLGWAAWLLNRAVASFDEASARERLASWPRNPGFMRMSEVVTAPHPHTTVATGSSPRFDVYGNDFGWGSPVAVRSGSGNKVDGKVTVYEGRGGGGSIALEVCLSPEAFPSLLADEEFMRMVGVAD, from the coding sequence ATGGGCGACGTAAGGATCGTGTCCCGGCGCATGGTCCGGCCGGAACCAATCACCTCGGGTCCGCCGGAGACCATCCACCTGACGCCATGGGATCTCCGGGTGATCACCGTGGACAACATCCAGAAGGGCATCCTCCTGCCCAAGCCTCCAGGCACCGGAGGACGGGGAAACGATGCCGCCGCCATGGTCGAACGGCTCGAGTTGTCCTTCGCGCGCGCTCTGGGGCGCTTCTACCCctacgccggccgcctcgccgtcgcgCCGGGGAGCAAAGACGACGCGGAGGGCGAGAGCATGGCCATCTCGCTCCGCTGCAGCGGCGAGGGCGCCGAGTTCGTCCACGCCGTGGCGCCCGGCGTCGCCATCGCGGACATCACCGTCCCGCTCTGCATCCCGAGGGTGGTCTGGTCCTTCTTCCCTCTCGACAGGTTGCTCGGCGTGGACGCCATCGCGGACTCtcgtccggtcctggccgcgcaggTCACCGAGCTCACCGACGGTTTATTCGTCGCCATGTCGGCCAACCACGGCGTCGCCGACGGGACGACCTTCTGGCACTTCTTCAACACCTGGTCGGAGATCAGTCGCCTGAGCGACGGCGACGCTGGCTGCGAGATCTCCTCGCCGTTGCCGGTGCACCGGAGGTGGTTCCTGGACGGCTGCCCCGTCCCGATCCCTCTGCCCTTTGGCAAGCTCGAGGACATCATCGGCCAGCGTGTAGATACGTACCAGCCGGTGGAGGAATGCTTTCTCCATTTCTCGGCGGAGAGCGTGAGGAAGCTCAAGGCAAAGGCGAACGCCGAGATGGCCGGCGCGGCAGCCACGGACACCGCCATCTCCTCGCTGCAGGCCCTGCTCGCGCACCTGTGGCGTGCGGTGTGCCGGGCCAGGAGGCTCGCGCCGGACCAGAAGACAGTGTACCATCTCCTGGCCGGATGCCGCGGCCGCGTGGACGGCATACCGGCGTCCTACGCGGGTAATGCGGTGGAGCACGCCACCGCGATTTCCCCCGCCGGCGAGATCCTCGAGAGGGGCCTGGGCTGGGCGGCGTGGCTACTAAACAGGGCCGTGGCGTCGTTCGACGAGGCCAGTGCGAGGGAGAGGCTCGCGTCCTGGCCCCGGAACCCAGGCTTCATGCGCATGTCGGAGGTCGTGACTGCCCCGCACCcgcacacaacggtggcgacagggaGCTCGCCGCGGTTCGACGTGTACGGCAACGACTTCGGGTGGGGCAGCCCCGTGGCAGTGCGCAGCGGCTCGGGGAACAAGGTGGATGGAAAGGTGACCGTGTACGAGGGCAGAGGCGGCGGAGGGAGCATTGCCCTGGAGGTTTGTCTGTCACCGGAGGCGTTCCCCAGCCTCCTCGCCGACGAGGAGTTCATGCGCATGGTGGGCGTGGCTGATTAA
- the LOC119352012 gene encoding pectinesterase inhibitor 8-like: MGPSTMARALAAAAAVLAAVVCAGATPETTCRAAAGADRRVDYRFCVSRLSQHHDSPDADTWGLAKVAADVGVLMASNGVYDIKAMLAGKEERPAGARARGPLEQCEALYDRMGAAFAEAYDGIDRRDYAAGKEKAGEAASLARRCAHAFARAGVAVPPRLAKQGADSVQMAIVCTAITNLVK, translated from the coding sequence ATGGGGCCATCCACCATGGCTCGAGCCCTCGCGGCCGCGGCTGCCGTCCTCGCCGCCGTGGTCTGCGCCGGCGCGACCCCGGAGACGACGTGcagggcggcggcgggcgccgaCAGGCGCGTGGACTACCGCTTCTGCGTGTCCAGGCTGAGCCAGCACCACGACAGCCCCGACGCCGACACGTGGGGCCTGGCCAAGGTGGCCGCCGACGTGGGCGTGCTCATGGCCAGCAACGGCGTCTACGACATCAAGGCCATGCTCGCCGGCAAGGAGGAGCGGCCGGCGGGCGCCAGGGCGCGCGGGCCGCTGGAGCAGTGCGAGGCGCTGTACGACAGGATGGGCGCCGCGTTCGCCGAGGCGTACGACGGCATCGACCGGCGCGACTACGCGGCGGGCAAGGAGAAGGCCGGCGAGGCCGCGTCCCTCGCGCGCCGCTGCGCCCACGCCTTCGCCCGCGCCGGCGTCGCCGTGCCGCCGCGGCTGGCGAAGCAGGGCGCCGACTCGGTGCAGATGGCCATCGTCTGCACCGCCATTACTAACCTCGTCAAGTGA
- the LOC119356522 gene encoding exonuclease DPD1, chloroplastic/mitochondrial-like encodes MALLFRFSQLRNSMLSSCPARVLIPYAGLSPGKLLDPKSYERRAQETVSLHSASLGSCISGIQPLKFQQTSEHEPSVPLLIFDIETTGYFQKITGNVQKGNRITEFAVRDLCGGKNSTFETLLNPERDVPGHLATVNNINTDLVCRPDVPRFSDVLPLLLAFVRSRQTPGKPVIWVAHNVKRFDGPFLAQEFDRCSAQMPEDWLFVDTLCLARKLPKLSASNDKKHLLNLESLCKRYEISVEGPSHRAMQDVMALCHVFQKMSFDFQLTHEGLMNEAINASYFSKYLN; translated from the exons ATGGCATTGCTTTTTCGCTTCAGTCAATTGAGGAACAGCATGTTGAGTAGTTGCCCTGCCAGGGTGCTTATTCCATATGCTGGATTGTCACCTGGAAAGTTGCTTGATCCAAAAAGCTATGAGAGGCGTGCTCAAGAGACAGTTAGTTTGCACAGTGCTAGCCTGGGTTCATGTATTTCCGGAATTCAGCCATTAAAGTTTCAGCAGACTTCTGAACATGAGCCATCTGTGCCTCTTCTTATCTTTGATATTGAGACCACTGGTTATTTCCAGAAGATCACTGGTAATGTACAGAAGGGTAATAGAATCACTGAGTTTGCAGTCCGTGATCTTTGTGGAGGAAAGAATAGCACATTTGAAACTCTCCTTAATCCTGAGAGGGATGTTCCTGGACACCTTGCAACTGTCAATAACATTAACACTGATTTGGTGTGCAGACCTGATGTCCCGAG GTTCAGTGATGTACTTCCATTACTACTGGCGTTTGTTCGAAGCCGCCAAACTCCTGGCAAACCAGTTATATGGGTTGCTCATAATGTAAAAAGATTTGATGGCCCTTTCCTGGCCCAAGAGTTTGACCGTTGTTCAGCTCAGATGCCCGAAGATTGGCTGTTTGTTGACACCCTTTGTTTGGCAAGGAAGTTGCCCAAGCTTTCAGCATCAAATG ATAAGAAACATCTCCTAAACTTGGAGTCACTATGCAAACGCTATGAGATCTCTGTGGAAGGCCCTTCTCATAGAGCAATGCAAGATGTGATGGCATTATGTCATGTTTTTCAGAAAATGAGTTTTGATTTTCAACTGACACATGAAGGATTAATGAATGAGGCCATCAACGCTAGTTATTTCAGCAAGTATCTTAACTAA